A region of Candidatus Hadarchaeales archaeon DNA encodes the following proteins:
- a CDS encoding TIGR00269 family protein, producing the protein MRREMRLSSIRLSAEGEKRCSFCGRMAVYHRRYTGDFLCDRCLCKSVEKRFLRAIREYRLIEPGERIAVAVSGGKDSVTCLHLIKRFAERKRCEVVAITVDEGISGYREAGVEVAKENARSLDVELFVVSFRDSFGLTLDEILRQASEKGKSLGPCTYCGVLRRSLLNRTAKEVEADKLATAHNLDDEVQAIMLNYIRSDIYRLYRLGPILKPMKGFVPRIKPMREIPEKEIAIYALLKGFKVYWGKCPYRKGIHVEVEDFLNRLEENHPNSKFMILRMYEKIRPYLEQAVGEFEMKFCKICGEPSPSEVCKKCELLRELQG; encoded by the coding sequence TTGAGGAGGGAGATGAGGTTGTCATCCATCCGATTGTCAGCGGAGGGTGAGAAGCGCTGCTCTTTTTGCGGAAGGATGGCGGTTTACCACAGAAGGTACACGGGTGACTTCCTCTGCGATAGATGTCTATGCAAGAGCGTGGAGAAAAGATTCCTTAGGGCGATTAGAGAATATCGGCTGATAGAACCGGGAGAAAGGATCGCTGTCGCTGTTTCAGGAGGGAAAGATTCGGTCACGTGTCTTCATCTCATCAAAAGATTTGCGGAAAGAAAAAGGTGCGAAGTTGTCGCGATAACGGTAGATGAAGGGATATCTGGCTATCGAGAAGCTGGCGTGGAGGTCGCGAAAGAGAATGCGAGATCTCTTGATGTCGAATTATTTGTCGTAAGTTTCAGGGACTCGTTCGGACTCACGCTCGATGAGATTTTGCGGCAGGCATCCGAAAAAGGAAAGTCTCTTGGTCCGTGCACATACTGCGGAGTTTTGAGGCGCTCGCTTCTCAATCGAACGGCTAAAGAGGTAGAAGCAGACAAGCTCGCGACCGCGCACAACTTGGACGATGAGGTGCAGGCAATAATGCTCAACTACATCAGGAGCGACATTTACAGACTTTACAGGCTTGGGCCCATTCTTAAACCCATGAAAGGATTTGTTCCCAGAATAAAGCCGATGCGCGAGATTCCAGAGAAGGAAATAGCAATATATGCTCTTCTGAAAGGATTCAAAGTGTATTGGGGGAAATGTCCATACAGAAAAGGGATTCACGTTGAGGTCGAGGACTTCTTGAATAGACTTGAAGAAAATCATCCAAATTCAAAGTTTATGATTCTCAGGATGTATGAGAAGATAAGACCTTATCTCGAGCAGGCAGTTGGCGAATTCGAGATGAAGTTCTGCAAAATTTGTGGTGAACCCTCTCCATCTGAGGTGTGTAAAAAGTGTGAGCTTCTCCGAGAGCTGCAAGGATAA
- a CDS encoding MoaD/ThiS family protein, whose translation MKVTVRWQGRKEDKEIEEGATILDLLKRYGILRETVVVFVNGRIVPEENSLEEGDEVVIHPIVSGG comes from the coding sequence GTGAAGGTTACTGTTAGATGGCAGGGGAGAAAAGAAGATAAAGAAATCGAAGAAGGAGCGACAATCTTGGATTTACTCAAAAGATATGGGATCCTCAGGGAGACGGTTGTGGTCTTTGTAAACGGTAGGATAGTCCCTGAGGAGAATTCGCTTGAGGAGGGAGATGAGGTTGTCATCCATCCGATTGTCAGCGGAGGGTGA
- a CDS encoding site-2 protease family protein, whose translation MNDLVIFLLLIGAIWLVILATYKKLSLSKRGFTLSPAILMWKTTRGLKFIDRIGKKFRKWWIFYGTIAACLGFLLMFSVFAGLLSNSIFVLLRPREAIPGVRFILPGTAPGLTITIWFIVVGVVLIFHEVFHAFLLRSQGLRTKSAGVLLFLFIPGAFVEPDERQVIRSSPGKRMRMFAAGPVTNILISFLFLLILLSVLTPKQGVYIWGVAENSPLAEENILGAKILALDNFQISSIEDVKNFKNYLNASRRTEFELVTDRGTFHAKIRQENGESHLPFIAAQAPSNLVYLHPINTVILMYATIFGSPVFHPYLYHFYVPPFLIDLLKWLFALNLGIGLFNLLPAKPLDGGYMLEALLEVRYSKRFARGFVKAFSFFILLLIILNLLPMIVRA comes from the coding sequence ATGAACGACTTAGTGATCTTTCTACTCCTCATAGGCGCCATATGGCTTGTGATTTTGGCGACATATAAAAAGCTCTCACTCTCAAAAAGAGGTTTCACGCTTTCACCGGCAATTCTCATGTGGAAAACGACGAGAGGTCTAAAATTCATAGACAGAATTGGGAAAAAATTCAGAAAATGGTGGATTTTTTACGGAACCATCGCCGCATGTTTGGGATTTCTTCTGATGTTTTCGGTCTTCGCTGGTCTGCTGTCTAACTCGATCTTCGTTTTGTTGCGACCACGCGAGGCAATCCCGGGTGTGAGATTCATTCTTCCGGGCACGGCTCCAGGTCTTACAATTACCATTTGGTTTATCGTAGTTGGTGTAGTTTTGATTTTCCACGAAGTTTTCCACGCATTCCTTTTGAGATCCCAAGGCCTACGGACGAAATCGGCGGGAGTTCTTTTGTTTCTCTTCATCCCGGGAGCCTTCGTTGAGCCAGATGAAAGACAGGTGATTAGAAGCAGTCCGGGAAAGAGAATGCGAATGTTTGCTGCCGGACCGGTTACGAACATCTTGATATCTTTTTTATTTTTGCTCATCCTTCTATCTGTTTTGACTCCCAAGCAGGGGGTTTACATCTGGGGAGTGGCGGAGAACAGTCCACTCGCGGAGGAAAACATTCTCGGGGCAAAAATCCTTGCACTGGACAACTTTCAAATAAGCTCAATAGAAGATGTGAAAAATTTCAAAAACTATTTGAATGCCAGTCGGAGAACAGAATTTGAACTGGTAACCGATAGAGGTACTTTCCATGCCAAAATTAGACAGGAAAATGGAGAGAGTCATTTACCTTTTATTGCAGCGCAAGCTCCTTCCAATTTAGTATATCTCCATCCGATAAACACGGTAATTCTCATGTATGCAACGATTTTCGGCAGTCCGGTTTTTCATCCATATCTTTATCATTTTTATGTTCCACCTTTTCTTATAGATCTCCTGAAGTGGCTTTTTGCCCTAAATCTTGGTATTGGTTTATTCAATCTACTCCCGGCGAAGCCCTTGGACGGCGGATACATGCTCGAAGCGCTTCTTGAGGTCAGATATTCAAAGAGATTTGCGAGAGGTTTTGTTAAGGCATTTTCCTTCTTCATATTACTCTTAATTATTCTGAACCTCCTACCCATGATTGTGAGAGCGTGA